From the Penicillium oxalicum strain HP7-1 chromosome V, whole genome shotgun sequence genome, one window contains:
- a CDS encoding N amino acid transport system protein: MGELGNATNVAGDDSRAEQPGRQKESVGGKDELPPPPLSASDVKDDDLGEVEQRIAAAGEAKYNRLSWKQLTLLLIVDAVALGALSIPHAFATLGMIAGVVCCVGIGLIAVYTSWIIGKVKLAFPSVQHYGDAGGLLLGRFGYELFSAVFVIQLIFVVGSHCLTGTIAFANITESSVCSLVFGIVSMIILFLLSIPSSFADITFLGYIDFVSILGAIGITMIATGIQSSNAPGGLSAVPWSAYPKEDVTFTEAYVAIGDIVFAYSFAACQFSFMGEMHTPEDYTKSIWVLGSIEILIYTLTGAIIYAFVGPTVESPALLSAGTTVSRIAFGVALPVIFISGSINCIVVGRLVHARVYKNSVIRYINTARGWMTWILFVAVITLIAWVIAEAIPFFTDLLSIISALFTSGFSFYLPPIMWLFLLCKGKWYSRENLPFAIINFLVFLMGLAVLVCGLYSSIDDIRNTYRIGRVRSPFSCAQT; this comes from the exons ATGGGTGAGCTGGGAAACGCAACCAATGTTGCAGGCGATGATTCCAGAGCAGAGCAGCCCGGGCGGCAGAAGGAGTCGGTTGGAGGGAAAGATGAGctcccaccaccgccactTTCTGCTTCCGATGTGaaagatgatgatctcgGCGAGGTTGAACAACGAATCGCGGCCGCGGGTGAAGCAAAGTACAATCGCTTATCCTGGAAGCAACTCACATTACTGCTGATCGTGGACGCCGTGGCCCTGGGTGCCTTATCGATCCCCCACGCATTTGCGACTTTGGGCATGATTGCCGGTGTCGTGTGCTGCGTGGGTATAGGACTGATCGCAGTTTACACCTCGTGGATCATCGGCAAGGTGAAGCTGGCCTTCCCTTCTGTGCAACATTACGGAGATGCCGGCGGCTTGCTACTCGGTCGATTCGGCTATGAACTCTTCTCTGCAGTCTTTGTGATTCAACTGATCTTCGTGGTGGGCTCACATTGCCTCACTGGTACGATTGCATTTGCGAATATCACCGAGAGCTCTGTTTGTTCACTTGTTTTTGGCATTGTCTCGAtgatcatcctcttcctgtTATCAATCCCTTCCTCCTTTGCCGACATCACCTTCCTCGGATACATTGACTTTGTCTCTATTCTTGGAGCTATCGGCATCACAATGATCGCCACGGGTATTCAAAGCAGCAACGCTCCAGGAGGTCTCTCGGCCGTTCCTTGGTCTGCCTACCCTAAAGAAGATGTGACGTTCACAGAGGCCTACGTCGCTATTGGTGACATCGTCTTTGCATACTCTTTCGCAGCGTGCCAATTCTCTTTCATGGGAGAGATGCACACCCCTGAGGATTACACCAAATCTATCTGGGTACTGGGTTCAATTGAGATTCTCATCTACACTCTCACCGGGGCTATTATCTATGCATTCGTGGGGCCTACCGTTGAGTCGCCAGCCCTTTTATCAGCAGGCACCACCGTCAGTCGAATTGCATTCGGTGTAGCCTTGCCCGTCATCTTCATTTCAGGCTCGATCAATTGTATCGTCGTGGGCCGTTTGGTTCATGCTCGAGTTTACAAGAACAGCGTGATTCGATACATCAACACCGCCCGCGGCTGGATGACATGGATTCTCTTCGTGGCTGTGATCACCCTCATTGCCTGGGTTATTGCAGAAGCCATTCCGTTCTTCACGGACCTTTTGTCGATCATCTCGGCCCTCTTCACATCCGGCTTCTCGTTCTACCTGCCGCCCATCATGTGGCTCTTCCTGCTTTGCAAAGGGAAATGGTACTCGAGGGAAAATTTGCCCTTTGCGATCATCAACTTCTTGGTCTTCCTGATGGGGCTCGCGGTCTTGGTCTGTGGCCTTTACTCGAGTATCGATGATATT CGCAACACCTACCGCATAGGAAGAGTCAGGAGTCCTTTCAGTTGTGCGCAAACGTGA
- a CDS encoding 4-hydroxyproline 2-epimerase 1 — protein MHFSRSITIVGCHAEGEVGDVITGGVLDVPGRTMYDKMVYMETNHGSLRRLLLNEPRGRSSMNTNLVLPPCDPRADAGFLIMESEEYAPMSGSNLICTTTVLLETGMLPMEEPSTVVRLDTAAGLVTVTAECRSGKCQSVEFDNVPAFVLELDYQVEVPSIGPVSIDIAYGGTMFILVDAASLGLRIDNQHAHQLVEIAEKIKRATEAVYTPVHPEHPGTKGFNVLAFTEPVTLEQGAKVATNAVVVSPGRFDRSPCGTGTCARLATMHCRGEIEAGQEFKHRSILGTEFSSRIRGTTTVGKYPAILPTVKGRAWITSFKQVVLDPSDPFPEGFRVGDQWHMPQN, from the coding sequence ATGCATTTCTCGCGTTCCATTACCATTGTTGGCTGCCACGCCGAAGGCGAAGTGGGTGATGTGATCACCGGGGGTGTTTTGGATGTGCCGGGGAGAACCATGTATGACAAAATGGTTTACATGGAGACCAACCACGGTAGCCTGCGGCGGCTCCTGCTCAACGAGCCCCGAGGACGCTCCTCGATGAATACGAATCTAGTGCTTCCGCCCTGTGATCCGCGTGCAGATGCTGGCTTTCTGATCATGGAGAGTGAGGAATACGCGCCCATGTCCGGGTCCAATCTGATTTGCACAACCACGGTGCTCTTGGAAACTGGCATGTTGCCCATGGAAGAGCCATCCACTGTGGTGAGGCTAGATACCGCTGCCGGCTTGGTGACTGTCACGGCCGAGTGCAGGTCTGGAAAGTGCCAGAGCGTCGAGTTTGACAATGTCCCTGCCTTTGTCCTGGAGCTCGATTATCAGGTTGAGGTCCCCAGCATTGGCCCAGTCTCGATCGATATTGCTTATGGTGGGACGATGTTCATTCTAGTGGATGCCGCGTCCCTGGGGCTGCGAATCGACAATCAGCATGCTCATCAACTCGTGGAAATCGCGGAGAAAATCAAACGCGCAACGGAGGCTGTCTACACTCCAGTGCACCCCGAACATCCGGGGACGAAGGGGTTTAATGTGTTGGCATTTACCGAGCCCGTCACGCTAGAGCAGGGTGCTAAAGTGGCCACCAATGCTGTGGTGGTTTCCCCTGGGCGCTTTGACCGTAGCCCGTGTGGGACAGGGACTTGCGCTCGCCTGGCCACGATGCACTGTAGGGGGGAAATCGAGGCTGGGCAGGAGTTCAAGCATCGCAGCATTTTGGGCACCGAATTCAGCAGTCGTATTCGGGGCACCACGACGGTTGGAAAATACCCGGCGATCTTGCCGACGGTCAAAGGGCGGGCTTGGATCACCAGCTTCAAGCAGGTCGTTTTGGACCCAAGTGATCCATTTCCAGAAGGGTTTCGCGTTGGAGACCAGTGGCACATGCCACAGAACTGA